A single genomic interval of Nonomuraea rubra harbors:
- a CDS encoding flavoprotein, translating to MPRTDLTHPAFSGERLLLIVTGALSAAFLPGWLSWLRAGYPDLEIRPVVTRSAQRFITLDALSTLCGQPAMPDEWPAHVTKGAPHVELSLWPDTVLVCPAGLHFLARLALGLGDTPAILALQCTPSPIGIAPSLPPHGLTSPAYLGLLSGSYDVPQSGALAQVATAVGGIPALYRRSLA from the coding sequence ATGCCACGCACTGATCTCACCCATCCGGCCTTCTCCGGCGAGCGGCTGCTCCTCATCGTGACCGGCGCCCTGTCGGCGGCCTTCCTGCCCGGCTGGCTGTCGTGGCTGCGCGCGGGCTACCCGGACCTGGAGATCCGGCCGGTCGTCACGCGCAGCGCCCAGCGGTTCATCACCCTGGACGCGCTGAGCACGCTGTGCGGCCAGCCGGCCATGCCCGACGAGTGGCCGGCCCATGTCACCAAGGGGGCGCCCCACGTGGAGCTCAGCCTCTGGCCGGACACGGTCCTCGTCTGTCCGGCCGGCCTGCACTTCCTGGCCAGGCTGGCCCTCGGGCTGGGCGACACCCCGGCGATCCTGGCGCTGCAGTGCACGCCGTCGCCGATCGGGATAGCGCCGTCGCTGCCGCCGCACGGGCTCACCAGCCCCGCCTACCTGGGCCTGCTCTCGGGTAGCTACGATGTGCCCCAAAGTGGAGCGTTGGCGCAGGTGGCCACCGCCGTAGGCGGCATACCGGCTCTATACCGCCGATCCCTAGCCTG